TTCGTCGGCTACTCACAGGAGCGCTACGACTACGTGGTGCGGGAGCTTCAGCTTCTAATGAAGCAGACCCGCATTCCTGAGGAGGCCATCGTCGGCTTCTGTCCTATTAGCGGCATGACAGGCGTCAACCTCACCCAGCGGGACGCCAAGGCAATGCTGTGGTACTCCGGCCCCAGCCTAATCGAGATGATTGACAAGTGCCCGTTGGAGAGCCGCCTGGTGAACAGCCCGCTTCGCCTGAGCCTGCAAGACGTGCAGAGCACCACCCTCTATGCTAAGGTCGAAAGTGGGAAGTTCTTCACAGGGGACACAGTCCAGTTCGTGCCGAGCGAGGTGCGGGTAGTCGTCAAGTCGATTCAAAAGCCCACAGTGGCTGGCACCGTTCTCGTCGCCTTCGCTGGCGAGACGGTGGAGATCACCACTAACTCGCCTGTGACAGGGCTCTACCCGGGCTGTGTCGGCTGCGAGCAGAATCTGCTGATTCACAGCTCTACCGATTTCGAGGCACAAATTCAGACCTTTCGCACCCTTACCAAATCTATCTTGCCGGGGATGACCTTCACCATCATTGTGCACGCCTTGACTGTGCGGGTGCAAGTCGTCACACTGATCTCTAAGATGGACAGCAGGACAGGGTGCTGGTCGAAAGGGATGGTGAAGTGTGTACCCCCGGCCACACAGGCGATGATGCTTTTCCGCGCCGAGTGCCCTATTGCGCTCGAACCGGCGACGGAGTGCCGCGCGCTGGGGAGGTTTGTCCTTCAGCAAGATGGTGAAACGGTCGCTGGCGGTCTGGTGACTCGTGTTGTGGACAAGCAGTGAGTCATGTGCAGGCACGCACCATGGAAGAACACACATAAGCCACTATGCGAAATCCGCGACCAGGCACCGTACTACACCTCCTCTATTCTTGTCCTCGCACTGCGTCCCCCGTACCACTTCGCATTCCCGGTTGccgcctcctttcttcctcctttcaaGACCTCCATGAACGTCGTATGATGGTGGCttgaggaggggggccgtTTATCATTGTTCGTTGCCACGTGCCCGCCTGCGCCGTCGTGGGACGTGTGTTGTTGCAAAACTTTGTTCTTGCAGAGATGAGGTCAGGGGCGTCTTCTTTGTCCACCTTTTTCACCACTTTGTCTCCcctgcgtgtatgtgcagTCGTTTCTCAGCGACTGCATGGacgccgcccccctctttttgtttctcctcctcgtgaTGAATTCTCCCGTCCCGCCTTACAGTgatgcgcgcgtgcgctagTGCTCGAACGGATGACCGAAACACGTGAGaagagtggggggggggcgatgcAGAAAcggttttttttctcccttttttctcttcgccaACGTTGAAATTGTGCGAGGGGCAAGAGGCGGGTAGACACGCCCCCTGCTGCCACGATCTCGGTCTCTCTTTAGTGGTGGCGTCCGCATTCGCTTAAGGCAATACACCGACGCCCAACcagcaaagaaaagcggGCCTACCTCGTTACTGAAACAGTaccgcaaaaaaaaaagaagaaaaaaacccACCTATAGCAGTAAATGAAGTAATGGCCCACGGgctccctcgctccctccaATTCGTGGTACTGGGTCGGATTGGAGCTGTTGTCTGCTCTGCCATGTATCCCCTTCCTCAGACTGCTGGGCACCTCGCCGACTCCACTGACAGGTGTACAGGGCGAGATAGAgtccccccacacacgagGGGTGTTGTTTCGGGCTGTTTAGCGTACGCCTTTCTCGGCGTCCTGTGATGCATCGTTCATTCTGGGCTGTGGTGCTCGTTTTCTGTCGCGTTTACTCTCCATGTTGCTGTCCATGAATCTCTCTGACTGCTGCATGTGATATGCGCCCGGCGTGCGACTCGGCGATTGCACAATGCATGCCTGTTGTCGTGTACGTCTGCGCAGCACGGAACAAGTTTGACCATATTCTTGCTCACAAGTAGGTCGCCCTCACTGTTactctttctcgccttttGCAAAATCTGAGGAGCGATACATTTAGCGCCGAGATAACGCAAGCACGACCTCGCTCACGCACCGACGTACATCCGAACGACTGTTGCGTCTACTGTTCTCGTGATCTTTCTCAGGAGTTCATACacgtacccccccccccacataCACTCACCCAGACAAGCGAGAGGGGCTATTAATATACACGAAAAAGATAAAGTGAATGCTAATCACACTGAGGTATCTTTTACTTGTAGTTGGCGGACACCTGCGTAACGCAGTACGTTCGTGTGTGTCGCCCTGAACGGCATACTTGccgcccctcttttcttttcttttccgattatcttttctcttttttctggTATCCTTTTCCGCATGGGACGACTCTTTTCCTCACATTTCATTTGCTCTCttgtcctctccctctcgccaaGAGCTCACGCTCGAATCATCCACGTCCGGAGGAAGTAAGCGGCATAGTGTTGATACTCCTGCTGACAGCGTGCTTCCTCACTCTGTGGTTGTCGATTGACTGCGGTGTGGGGTgacacgcgcgcgctctctttaTCTGCGTGGCATTTTTTTATCTATCCCTCCGTTATTCGTCCCCCTttgtccctccctccctccctcccccctcggTAGCTCTCACAAGCGTCGTGGCTTGGCGAGCTGTTCGAGCACTGGATGGGCTTGCTCGCCATGgggcgctgcaggcgtggTGCAGAGGAAACGTATGAGTTTCGGGAGGAGTACGCCGTGCTTGACGCTCCTATTGCCAATGCCGACCATATCCCTCTGCGCTTGAGCCCACAGGAGCGCAAGATACAGCGCCTCATGCGAGGCGTCATTCTTGCCTCTTCCTACACGGACAAGGTTGACTCTGCTTCTGCCTTGAAGCTCAAGAATCGCGAGCTGCTCATCGTGAAGGAACTCACGAATGCACTGACGGGGCTCATTGTAGGCCTCGATATGCGCAAAGCTGCCCCTTTCGTGCGCGACCGCGAGTTCACGCTGTACCAGCACGAGATCCGTGCCGCAATTGAGATGTGTCGGCGCTATAAGATGATGAACCCTGACCTTCTGCGCACTGACTACGTGAAGTTCCTCTACATGATTCAAGACGCAGTGCAAAGTGACATGACACGTGAAGCGCTCGGCTTCAATGTCGTGAAGGAGTTGGTGACGGTGGGCCGGTACTGTGAGATGCACAGCATACAAGACATCTTGCAGGACCCACGACTGCCTCACTGCATCACTCCGGTGCCCCTCATGAAGGACCGCAACTTGCTGAACCGGTGCCTGCGTTGCAAGGACATAGTTGTGGGGAGGCTCGTGAAGCAATACTCCAGTGAGCATCGCCTGCCCGAGGACGAGGTGGAAGTAGTGGTTCGAAGCCTCAACGATGCGAACTGCTTTTCAAACGACAATGTTGAGACGTCCGAGCGACTcctggagctgctgaagcagtaCTTTACGCCAAGCTCGTGTACGCCGCTGACGAGCTTGGCAATCGACGAGGGTGCCGACGGTAGTCGTCTGACACACAGTCACAGGATGCAATACACCTTCGTTCTGCAGAGTCTCTCCCTGTGGAAGAACATGTGTCGGAAGATGTACATCTTGTGGTCCATCGCCGAGGAGGACATGCTGAGCCCGAACGAGAAGTACGAGCTGCGTATGACGGGGCAGGGGCTGCAGCGGGTGCAGAAGGCACCGAAGCTTTACAAGGCAGTTCaacaggtgctgcaggagaccAAGGAGGAGCTTGGCGAGTGGGTCGGGTCGGAGCGGATTCACCTCGGTGACGATCAGGTGCCAAATGCGTTTCATTTCATCGACAAGTACGGCCAAGTGTCCCGCATTATCATCCCCATCCTGCGTACCTTAGGTCACATTGACCATCTGGAGCAGCACGCCGAGCACGCGGCCTACCTGCGCGAGGtctggggtggtggtgagcagGCAAAGCGCGCCATATTGCGCGACTTCTTTCGGCATGGCTTtgatggcagcggtggagacaACATGGACGACGCGGGCAGCTGCATCGATGGCCGACTCACAAGCGCGTGGAATTGGTGCAACAACATTCGTTTCAAGGAGTTCTAcccactcttcctcttctccggcTTTAGCTCCTTTGATGGTGATATGAGTTTGTAGTTGACGGAGTGCATTGGTGGCGCGGAAGGGTCTCTACAGACTCATTTGCTGGGCGTGTCTTGCGTCAGCCAGATACCGCGCCGAGCTCTCGAGTGCGCCggcacgccgccaccgagccgctgtcttttccctcactctttcttttccgctGTGGTGTGCTTGCTCTTCTGCACGTGACCTCATCTGTTCGTTTCGTCTTTATATAAAAACTCTAGACTACCACACAATTTGCCGTGTCGGTGTGACGTGCGAAAATCAacaaaaaacgaaaagaaacgaCGAGGTGTCACCGCTGCATACTCACCCACCTTGGGACATGTGCGCTTGGCCCCATCGCCAATCATGACGCggtgaaaagagagcgccAGCAACGTGAGAAGGTGCGCGTGATCAGACGAGCTTTccgtgtgtgttgctgcgaacacacacccacacacacacttacaGTAggcgcctgtgcgtgcacTGTTCTGAAAGGGTCTTGTAAATCTCACTGCTAGTGTCGAAGTTGATCAGTTTTTAGAATTTGATTCTGTTTGATTTatctcttctctgttgttctCTGGTTTACCCTCTTCTAActctctgcgctgctgtgcttggCACTTTCGATAATTCGTGTCGTTGTGTTACTCTGACTTCTGCCTGGTGGtacaccactgccgccaaaACTCAATCACACCgacgtccccccccccccaaacacGCAAGCGCTGTGGAAATTAATGGATTACCATCGGCACACCTGTGCGCCGACTAAAGAATAGCTGAACAAAGCTACAGTCTAGCTGAATCAAActcgcttcttttttttttccttatTTCGCGTGTCGGTCTGTTATCGGCCACGAGCACATGCCGCCGAAAGCACCCAATCTCAAGTTCAAGCCGAAGCTAGTGCTtggtgaggaagaggcgacAGCGCGTTCTCTTGCAACGCAGTCTACCGATGATTTAAGTCTGGTGCAGCTCGCTCGCTTGCAGGGTCTCTACATCGAAGAGCAGGCATTATCAGCTTCTGGAGCTGTCACCGGCTCAGGAGACCGACTGACGTTGACATCGTCGTCCTCTGGGCGCGTTGGTAGTAATGGCGGGAGAGGCGGCGTCACTGGGTCGTCATCTACCCCATGTGAGGAACAGCCACGGGTGAGCTGTGCGAATGGCCTACAGAACGAGGATGGCAGACGGGGAACCGTAGCGTCCTCACTTCTGCGCCCCAAGAGCCGCGGCCACAATCTGAGTGCCCACGCCGCCCTCGAGGAGGCGTCACGCAGGCACGTCGACATCTCCCAGTACCCTgagacggcgccgccacttCCACAGAACTCAATGAACGCGATTGTATCATCGAGTGCATCACAGTGCTCTGGCTCCACGCACTCAGCGCTGTACGTCCCACTACCACTCGATGCTACTCTGCCGACGCGATTCGCAGCAGAAGAGCGCGGCGACCTCTCTTCGGCTCAAGGCGCAGTAGGCGGTGCGCCACGGTCGCCGTCCGCAGCGCCGATGGATGTGGATGGCACTGCCTTCTTacgcgaggcggagctggagcaggagcgtACCTTTGCAGCGAACATGCGCTTTTACGAGGAAATCCTGCGCCCCATGCAAACGGTCGTACCATCCGCGGCTGTAGCACCTGGCGGGTTGGTGTGGATGCAGCTTCCTCGGTTTCACGAGAACGCGCCCTTCTCATTCTTCAACCTTCCACCAGGCAAGGTGGGGGAAATGAAGGTGCTGCGTAGCGGCCGTATGGTGCTGGAGATTGCTGGCGTGTACTACGACGTCGCGGTGGAGGGGTACGAGGACGCCGGCAACGATGGCGCCTGCGCGACGGCAGTTGCGACTCAGTCAAGCGCGTACCCATCGAATCCGTCCTCGAAGCCGAGCTGCTACGAGCTCGGCCTGCTGCAGAAGAAGCTCATTTGCACCCCCACTCTTCCATGAGCGAGGCTAATGGCGCGCGTACAGCAGAGAGGCCATAAGTCGCAGAACACAAGCTGAGTGCTGCGCTCCACCGCGAGGACGCACTCCTTCACGTCGTATCCATCCTTCGTGGTATCCATGGTTGTCACTGTGTCTTTCCTGTGCTCATTTTCGGTAAGGGGACCGTCTAAGGCCTCACGTTTGTGCAGGCCTATCTTTAAGAGTCATTACTGTCACAGAGACGAGCGACAACCTGATACATGGGGCGTTGCCGGCTGCTCCCTTCTGTCGATACTACACAGCCAAGTTTTTGGGCACGGAACGAGGGACAGGCATTCGCATGCATAAATGCAGAGGGTGACCTCACTTCCcgctctgtttttttttttttcatttgaGTCTTCTGTGTGCGCTCTTGGCAGCTCGATGTTTTGTTCTGAGGGTTGGTGTGTGTAGTGCTACGCGTCGCTAGGCCCCCTTCCCTCGACCGGTACTTGTCTTCGTCCCACTTCaacttctcctcctctctttctctgattccctcctcctctggtTGTGTTTACTCTTGTCGGTGCGTCTGTGTTCCGATCGCTGTTCTGCTCGCTATTGCCGAGGTGACCGCCCACAGTTCTGTTCCCTTTTTGGTGTtgttgcagcgctgccttgATCTAGGAAAGAGTGGTTGGTCATGATCTgaccccctctctgtgctcttTTCCTGGTTCAACGAAGCCGGAGTGCACATACATCTGGGAGTCTCCCTGCGCACTCGCTGTAGGCGACGTGCCCTCTGtccctctgccccccccccctctttttccctgcTGAGCTGCTAGCATGTCGTTCCTCAAGGAAAAAAATCGCAAAGAATCAAAGGAGAAATTCTGGCTCTACGCCTTTCGCGACCACCTGGCAAACCTGCGTGCCTTTTCGAGCTGCGTCGAAACCGCCGATGTGAACGGGGTTGGGGACTACCAGCTTCTCGTGGCAGATG
This DNA window, taken from Leishmania panamensis strain MHOM/PA/94/PSC-1 chromosome 34 sequence, encodes the following:
- a CDS encoding hypothetical protein (TriTrypDB/GeneDB-style sysID: LpmP.34.4060), translated to MPPKAPNLKFKPKLVLGEEEATARSLATQSTDDLSLVQLARLQGLYIEEQALSASGAVTGSGDRLTLTSSSSGRVGSNGGRGGVTGSSSTPCEEQPRVSCANGLQNEDGRRGTVASSLLRPKSRGHNLSAHAALEEASRRHVDISQYPETAPPLPQNSMNAIVSSSASQCSGSTHSALYVPLPLDATLPTRFAAEERGDLSSAQGAVGGAPRSPSAAPMDVDGTAFLREAELEQERTFAANMRFYEEILRPMQTVVPSAAVAPGGLVWMQLPRFHENAPFSFFNLPPGKVGEMKVLRSGRMVLEIAGVYYDVAVEGYEDAGNDGACATAVATQSSAYPSNPSSKPSCYELGLLQKKLICTPTLP
- a CDS encoding hypothetical protein (TriTrypDB/GeneDB-style sysID: LpmP.34.4050) — its product is MGLLAMGRCRRGAEETYEFREEYAVLDAPIANADHIPLRLSPQERKIQRLMRGVILASSYTDKVDSASALKLKNRELLIVKELTNALTGLIVGLDMRKAAPFVRDREFTLYQHEIRAAIEMCRRYKMMNPDLLRTDYVKFLYMIQDAVQSDMTREALGFNVVKELVTVGRYCEMHSIQDILQDPRLPHCITPVPLMKDRNLLNRCLRCKDIVVGRLVKQYSSEHRLPEDEVEVVVRSLNDANCFSNDNVETSERLLELLKQYFTPSSCTPLTSLAIDEGADGSRLTHSHRMQYTFVLQSLSLWKNMCRKMYILWSIAEEDMLSPNEKYELRMTGQGLQRVQKAPKLYKAVQQVLQETKEELGEWVGSERIHLGDDQVPNAFHFIDKYGQVSRIIIPILRTLGHIDHLEQHAEHAAYLREVWGGGEQAKRAILRDFFRHGFDGSGGDNMDDAGSCIDGRLTSAWNWCNNIRFKEFYPLFLFSGFSSFDGDMSL